Proteins encoded by one window of Paenibacillus sp. DCT19:
- a CDS encoding glycosyltransferase family 4 protein — protein sequence MKLLQALFFPPEQPGGVSSMIPYMQERFTTPRWEMDLFSLPKRIRNKGREDVAFDTFDWTLYQGSPIVQKYMQTYRDYLWWTKLRIQKPYDLIHAHHPIAGLAMKKVFPDTPLIQTIHSSYERELILNGRIEPDGLEHQFLVAIYRELEHQAERLLTVSDSFRRYLGSYVQQPDAISIIPNGFDEKRFKPIAHDNAIPQLVTVCRLVPAKGLDILFKACAELKERGLDYVLHIIGDGPIRPDLEELAQRLGIYNETIFYGYTLHPEEFMPFFDIFVLPSRAEAFGSVFAEAALSCLALVGTDVGGIPEQIENGSNGLLVPAENPSALAEALEKVMVDPAYRYELARSACEKAKTHYSLGRSVNELKKMYLQFAKSSLT from the coding sequence GTGAAATTGCTGCAGGCGCTATTCTTTCCTCCGGAGCAGCCCGGAGGTGTATCCTCTATGATACCGTATATGCAAGAGAGGTTTACAACTCCACGATGGGAGATGGATCTATTCTCGCTACCCAAGCGTATTCGCAACAAAGGTAGAGAAGACGTAGCTTTTGATACGTTCGATTGGACGCTGTATCAGGGCAGCCCGATCGTTCAGAAATATATGCAAACCTATCGAGATTACTTATGGTGGACTAAATTACGGATTCAAAAGCCGTATGATCTTATTCACGCACATCATCCAATTGCTGGTCTTGCGATGAAAAAGGTTTTCCCAGATACACCCCTCATTCAGACGATTCACTCCAGTTATGAACGAGAACTGATTTTGAATGGTCGGATCGAGCCAGATGGATTGGAACACCAATTCCTGGTAGCGATTTACCGTGAGCTAGAGCATCAGGCAGAACGGTTGTTAACCGTGTCTGATTCATTCCGTCGTTATTTGGGCTCTTATGTTCAACAGCCGGATGCGATCAGCATTATACCGAATGGATTCGATGAAAAAAGGTTTAAACCCATTGCGCATGACAATGCTATTCCACAGTTAGTTACCGTATGTCGTCTTGTTCCGGCCAAAGGTCTGGATATTCTGTTTAAAGCGTGTGCGGAACTTAAGGAGCGAGGGCTGGATTACGTTCTTCATATTATCGGAGATGGTCCAATTCGTCCGGATCTGGAGGAATTGGCTCAGCGGCTGGGCATCTATAATGAAACGATATTTTATGGCTACACGCTGCATCCTGAGGAATTTATGCCTTTCTTTGATATTTTTGTACTGCCTTCACGTGCGGAGGCCTTTGGATCTGTATTTGCAGAGGCTGCACTGAGCTGTCTAGCGTTGGTTGGTACAGATGTCGGGGGAATCCCTGAACAGATAGAGAATGGCAGTAACGGACTTCTGGTCCCTGCTGAGAACCCGTCTGCGCTTGCAGAAGCTCTAGAGAAGGTAATGGTCGATCCGGCATATCGTTATGAGCTAGCCCGCTCGGCATGCGAGAAGGCGAAGACTCATTATTCTCTAGGCAGATCAGTCAATGAACTGAAAAAAATGTATTTACAGTTTGCGAAATCATCTTTAACGTAA
- a CDS encoding xanthine phosphoribosyltransferase encodes MELLKQRILEEGVVISDQVLKLDGLLNHQIDPGLTMEMGREFASRFRESGVTRVITVESSGIPVAFAVAHELGVPLVFARRKKTLLADPDAYCERVPSFTKGIVTDIMVSREYIHENDRILFIDDIIANGDAARGVIKIIERSGAELVGFGVVVEKCFQAGARTIREQGIPVEALVRIRSLNDGSIQFDDNEM; translated from the coding sequence ATGGAATTATTGAAACAACGTATTTTAGAAGAAGGAGTAGTCATCTCCGATCAAGTGCTCAAATTGGATGGACTACTGAATCATCAGATTGACCCTGGTTTGACAATGGAAATGGGACGTGAGTTTGCCTCACGTTTTCGTGAAAGTGGTGTGACACGCGTGATTACGGTGGAGTCTTCTGGCATTCCAGTTGCTTTTGCTGTTGCACATGAGCTAGGAGTACCTCTTGTATTTGCTCGGCGCAAAAAAACGCTTCTGGCTGATCCTGATGCCTACTGTGAACGTGTACCGTCCTTTACGAAAGGGATTGTGACCGATATTATGGTATCTCGCGAATATATTCATGAGAATGATCGTATTTTGTTCATAGACGATATTATTGCTAATGGGGATGCAGCTCGGGGCGTTATCAAAATTATTGAACGCTCTGGCGCTGAATTAGTTGGCTTCGGTGTAGTGGTCGAAAAATGTTTTCAAGCAGGAGCACGAACCATCCGTGAACAGGGAATTCCTGTTGAAGCCCTGGTACGTATCCGTTCCCTGAACGATGGAAGCATTCAGTTTGACGATAACGAAATGTGA
- a CDS encoding carboxymuconolactone decarboxylase family protein: MTLMNEKVHAYKDQIGELSDVLPGVVKSYHEFTGECFQPGAIDAKTKQLIALGIGLFANNEVCTFYHVEEARAKGATDQEIMETIAVAGAVGGGHALSQGAMRVQKALH, encoded by the coding sequence ATGACATTGATGAATGAGAAGGTTCATGCGTATAAAGATCAGATTGGTGAATTGAGCGATGTGTTACCAGGAGTGGTGAAGTCTTACCATGAGTTTACCGGAGAATGCTTTCAACCTGGAGCCATTGATGCCAAAACAAAACAATTAATTGCCTTGGGCATTGGCTTATTTGCCAATAACGAAGTGTGTACCTTCTATCACGTGGAGGAAGCTCGTGCGAAGGGCGCTACTGATCAGGAGATTATGGAGACTATAGCTGTTGCAGGAGCCGTAGGCGGTGGACATGCACTGTCTCAGGGGGCAATGCGCGTACAAAAGGCGCTGCACTAA
- a CDS encoding C40 family peptidase — MKKLIISIFGAAVLFTSGATSTEASTINTVVNNMTGIPYKWGGTTMAGFDCSGFMRYLFDKYSINLPRTSQQQAKAGTPVSKANLRTGDLVFFNTMGNGVSHTGVYIGDGKFAHASSSKGVSITKLSNPYFKDRYVTARRVTGQFMYNKMIGKI; from the coding sequence TTGAAAAAACTTATCATCTCCATTTTTGGAGCAGCAGTACTATTTACTTCAGGTGCAACAAGTACAGAGGCAAGCACAATCAATACAGTTGTTAATAACATGACAGGCATTCCGTACAAATGGGGCGGTACAACCATGGCCGGCTTCGATTGTTCTGGATTCATGAGATATCTCTTTGATAAATATAGTATCAATTTACCTCGCACTTCCCAGCAGCAAGCCAAAGCAGGAACACCAGTATCCAAAGCGAACCTTCGCACAGGAGATCTTGTTTTCTTCAACACAATGGGCAATGGCGTTTCACACACAGGCGTTTATATCGGTGACGGCAAATTCGCACATGCTTCAAGCAGCAAAGGGGTTAGCATCACCAAATTGTCCAACCCTTACTTCAAAGACCGTTATGTCACAGCCCGCCGGGTAACTGGGCAGTTTATGTATAATAAAATGATTGGAAAAATATAA
- the pelA gene encoding pectate lyase: MSTKTKLVTLVLAFSMVFSAVGMVIQPVNTVSAADASGTTASISDILKNQQADGGWRKEYKQTTGEWAKSTIDNKATYSEIRRLAKEFKKTNDPRYSAAAIKGINFLLNMQYSNGGWPQVYQSSGYHKHITYNDDAMINVMYMLDEVATRKGDFSFIDSNLANRSKNAVAKGVDAILNTQVVSGGKLTAWGQQHDSSTLKPAGARIYEVPSLTAGESVTIVKFLKTRPSNAKITASIKGAEAWFNKVKITGYRYERANGDSKIIADSKAAPIWARFYEVGTDKPIFIGRDGIVKYKLSDIDKERRGGYAWYGNWPSKL; the protein is encoded by the coding sequence TTGAGTACAAAAACAAAGTTAGTCACATTAGTTTTGGCATTTTCGATGGTATTTTCTGCGGTAGGTATGGTAATCCAACCCGTTAACACTGTATCTGCTGCTGATGCTTCAGGAACGACAGCAAGTATATCTGATATCTTGAAGAACCAACAAGCGGACGGTGGCTGGAGAAAAGAATATAAGCAAACAACGGGTGAGTGGGCGAAATCTACAATCGATAATAAAGCTACATACTCAGAAATTAGAAGATTAGCCAAAGAGTTTAAAAAGACAAACGACCCACGTTATTCTGCTGCGGCGATTAAAGGCATTAACTTTTTGCTGAATATGCAGTATTCCAATGGTGGATGGCCTCAAGTTTATCAAAGTTCCGGTTATCATAAACATATCACTTATAATGACGATGCAATGATAAATGTAATGTACATGCTGGATGAAGTAGCGACACGCAAAGGTGACTTCTCGTTTATCGACAGCAATCTCGCCAATCGTAGTAAAAATGCGGTTGCTAAAGGTGTAGATGCTATTTTGAACACTCAGGTGGTTTCAGGTGGCAAGCTGACAGCGTGGGGACAACAACATGATTCCAGCACACTCAAGCCTGCAGGTGCAAGAATCTATGAAGTGCCATCATTAACTGCTGGAGAGAGTGTAACAATTGTTAAATTCCTGAAAACGAGACCTTCCAACGCCAAAATTACTGCATCCATCAAGGGAGCAGAAGCTTGGTTTAACAAGGTGAAAATTACAGGTTACAGGTATGAGAGAGCTAATGGGGACAGCAAAATCATTGCTGACTCCAAAGCTGCACCGATCTGGGCTCGTTTCTATGAAGTCGGAACGGATAAACCGATCTTTATCGGTCGTGACGGTATCGTAAAATATAAATTAAGCGATATTGACAAAGAAAGAAGAGGCGGTTATGCATGGTATGGCAACTGGCCATCCAAGCTGTAA
- a CDS encoding carbohydrate-binding protein, whose product MIAVKFKLKKTFNVLLACLTALPLMLTPTQASAASDATINLSSEKQLIKGFGGINHPVWIGDLTPAQRDTAFGNGQNQLGFSILRISVDPNRSNWSREIDTAKRAIEQGALVFASPWNPPSDMVETFNRNGDTNAKRLRYDKYAAYAQHLNDFVTYMRDNGVNLYAISVQNEPDYAHDWTWWTPQEILRFMKENAGSIQNTKVMAPESFQYLKNISDPILNDPQALANMDILGAHLYGTQVNNFAYPLFKQKGAGKELWMTEVYYPNSDNNSADRWPEALEVSHHMHNAMVEADFQAYVWWYIRRQYGPMKEDGTISKRGYNMAHFSKFVRPGYLRVDATKNPDTNTFVSAYKGDNKVVVVAINKGTSATSQRFVLQNGNASTVSSWVTDSSRNLASGAPINVSNGAFTAQLPAQSVTTFVADITGSGSGNTSGTTYEAETGTTLTDALIETIYPGYTGSGYVNFNALTNSAIEWSNINNATSGTKNVKFRYALESGTRNLDVFVNGTKVISNTPFSATGSWSTWGEKTIQVPMNSGSNTIKIVTTGTEGPNIDNITVTAS is encoded by the coding sequence ATGATCGCAGTGAAATTTAAACTAAAAAAGACCTTTAACGTTTTACTCGCCTGTTTAACGGCTCTGCCACTGATGTTAACGCCCACACAAGCTTCAGCAGCAAGTGATGCCACCATCAATTTATCCTCGGAGAAGCAGCTCATCAAGGGCTTTGGAGGAATTAATCACCCGGTTTGGATCGGTGACTTGACACCTGCTCAACGTGACACAGCCTTTGGCAACGGGCAAAATCAATTGGGCTTCTCCATTCTGAGGATCAGTGTCGATCCGAATCGAAGTAATTGGTCGAGAGAAATAGATACCGCCAAAAGAGCAATAGAGCAAGGCGCTCTAGTATTTGCCTCTCCTTGGAATCCGCCAAGTGATATGGTCGAGACGTTCAACCGGAATGGCGACACCAATGCTAAACGTCTTAGATATGACAAATATGCTGCGTACGCTCAGCATCTGAATGACTTTGTTACGTACATGAGAGATAACGGTGTCAACCTGTATGCGATCTCGGTACAAAATGAACCGGATTACGCGCATGATTGGACCTGGTGGACACCACAGGAGATCCTTCGTTTCATGAAAGAAAATGCAGGATCGATCCAGAACACCAAAGTCATGGCTCCAGAGTCCTTTCAATACCTAAAAAACATATCTGACCCAATCCTGAATGATCCACAAGCGCTTGCTAATATGGACATTTTAGGAGCGCATTTATATGGTACTCAAGTCAATAATTTTGCATACCCTCTCTTCAAGCAAAAAGGTGCCGGCAAAGAACTGTGGATGACGGAAGTCTATTATCCAAACAGTGATAACAATTCTGCTGACCGCTGGCCGGAAGCTTTGGAAGTCTCCCATCACATGCACAATGCAATGGTAGAGGCAGATTTTCAAGCATATGTATGGTGGTACATCCGTAGACAGTACGGACCGATGAAAGAGGATGGCACGATTAGCAAACGCGGTTATAATATGGCTCATTTCTCCAAATTTGTACGTCCAGGCTATCTGCGAGTGGATGCAACGAAAAACCCCGATACCAATACGTTTGTATCTGCTTACAAAGGAGATAACAAGGTCGTCGTTGTAGCGATTAACAAAGGAACCTCTGCGACCAGTCAGCGATTTGTCCTGCAAAATGGTAACGCGTCTACTGTATCCTCATGGGTAACGGATAGCAGCCGTAACCTGGCTAGCGGAGCACCGATCAATGTGTCTAATGGTGCATTTACTGCACAGCTTCCTGCCCAAAGTGTAACCACATTTGTAGCGGATATCACCGGATCAGGTAGTGGTAACACAAGTGGCACAACGTATGAAGCTGAAACGGGAACTACGTTAACTGATGCTCTAATTGAAACAATCTACCCTGGTTACACAGGCTCTGGCTATGTTAATTTCAACGCATTGACGAATTCTGCCATTGAATGGAGTAACATCAACAATGCTACAAGTGGCACCAAAAACGTAAAGTTTCGTTATGCGTTAGAGAGTGGTACACGTAACCTTGATGTGTTCGTAAACGGCACAAAAGTGATCAGCAATACACCCTTTTCAGCAACGGGAAGCTGGTCTACGTGGGGTGAGAAAACCATTCAGGTACCCATGAATTCAGGCTCGAATACCATAAAAATCGTAACGACAGGCACCGAGGGGCCAAATATCGATAATATTACAGTTACGGCATCATAA
- a CDS encoding divergent polysaccharide deacetylase family protein gives MENQTKSKRYTRIAGFLILLLLINVVSLTGGGITAASEMKREVGKVNTQTQSNQDTQPAVGPNRMAIIIDDVGNDMKGTAEILEMPIKLTVAVMPFLPTTQKDAIAAHEKGMDVIVHMPMEPKKGRPEWLGPGAITSNLTDEEVRVRVEKAIDDVPYAIGMNNHMGSKITSDKRIMSIVLDVCRERGLFFVDSRTNFRSVVGEIATSKNMPPIGNDIFLDDQNSKPHIRKQMELAAKHAMDKKSCVVIGHVGHTGLNTSSVIRESVAHLKGQIEFVGVGDLVREVWDWHTAPTLPTDNK, from the coding sequence ATGGAAAACCAAACAAAAAGCAAGAGATACACACGAATAGCGGGGTTCCTTATTCTTTTGCTACTTATTAATGTGGTGAGTCTGACAGGTGGAGGGATAACCGCAGCATCTGAGATGAAAAGAGAAGTTGGCAAGGTGAATACTCAAACACAGTCGAACCAGGATACTCAACCCGCTGTCGGTCCTAATCGTATGGCCATCATTATAGACGATGTTGGTAACGATATGAAGGGAACCGCAGAGATTTTGGAGATGCCCATTAAGTTGACGGTTGCGGTAATGCCTTTTCTGCCAACAACTCAAAAGGATGCCATTGCCGCACATGAGAAAGGGATGGATGTGATCGTACACATGCCAATGGAGCCCAAGAAAGGCAGACCAGAGTGGCTTGGCCCAGGAGCGATTACGTCCAACTTGACAGATGAAGAAGTTCGCGTACGCGTGGAAAAAGCGATTGATGATGTCCCGTACGCCATTGGCATGAACAATCATATGGGCTCTAAGATTACTTCAGACAAACGGATTATGTCGATTGTGCTGGATGTATGCCGGGAGCGGGGACTTTTTTTTGTAGATAGCAGAACCAATTTTCGCTCGGTTGTCGGGGAGATAGCCACGTCCAAAAATATGCCTCCGATCGGTAATGACATCTTCTTAGACGACCAGAACTCTAAGCCGCATATCCGCAAGCAAATGGAACTGGCCGCTAAGCATGCCATGGACAAGAAAAGCTGTGTAGTTATCGGCCATGTTGGTCACACCGGGTTAAATACATCATCTGTTATTCGTGAATCAGTCGCGCATCTTAAGGGACAGATCGAATTCGTTGGCGTTGGTGATCTGGTGCGGGAGGTGTGGGATTGGCATACTGCTCCTACACTACCGACAGATAATAAATAA
- a CDS encoding N-acetylmuramoyl-L-alanine amidase, whose amino-acid sequence MGKPFYLLNYVKHPAVIVETGFLSNAADRAKITDPAEQKRIAESIANGIIYYLSVV is encoded by the coding sequence GTGGGTAAACCCTTTTATTTGTTGAATTATGTGAAGCATCCAGCAGTCATTGTAGAAACCGGATTTTTGAGTAATGCGGCAGACCGAGCCAAAATTACTGATCCAGCCGAGCAAAAGCGCATAGCCGAGTCCATCGCAAATGGCATTATTTATTATCTGTCGGTAGTGTAG
- a CDS encoding N-acetylmuramoyl-L-alanine amidase gives MLPIIDGEAYRSSHHAFAAPVILLDVGHGGIDGGTTAQGVLEKDINLAISQKVYLLLRSKGYAVIINRLGDYALSDDNRWLNSRSRHRRDLAQRKSLSEEVSTDIVVSIHANWSAKSTSHGPVVLHQKEGRSYLLAQSIQNAMNDLYGTKREVVWVNPFIC, from the coding sequence ATGTTACCAATAATCGACGGTGAAGCTTATCGTTCCAGCCATCACGCCTTTGCAGCACCCGTAATTCTACTTGATGTAGGTCACGGGGGAATTGATGGAGGAACGACAGCCCAAGGCGTGCTGGAGAAGGACATTAACCTGGCTATAAGTCAAAAAGTTTATCTTCTCTTGCGGAGTAAGGGATACGCAGTCATCATCAATCGACTTGGTGATTACGCGCTCAGTGATGATAATCGCTGGCTTAACAGCCGATCCCGGCATCGCAGAGATTTAGCACAACGCAAAAGCCTTAGCGAAGAAGTGAGTACAGATATTGTTGTAAGTATTCATGCCAATTGGAGTGCAAAGTCCACTTCCCATGGCCCGGTGGTTTTGCACCAAAAGGAAGGTAGAAGTTACCTTCTAGCACAATCGATCCAAAATGCCATGAATGACTTGTATGGAACTAAACGGGAAGTGGTGTGGGTAAACCCTTTTATTTGTTGA
- a CDS encoding YqzE family protein → MAKSDELVKYITQRVVHYIDTPKDERKGRTKLKEPWAMKWFGMIPFAVSLWVGKKGRAGDSKLGKRSSSDKE, encoded by the coding sequence ATGGCCAAAAGTGATGAATTGGTAAAATATATAACACAACGTGTGGTTCATTATATCGATACTCCAAAGGATGAGCGAAAAGGACGTACCAAACTGAAGGAGCCATGGGCGATGAAGTGGTTTGGCATGATTCCGTTTGCCGTGTCGCTATGGGTTGGCAAGAAGGGGAGAGCGGGCGATTCGAAATTAGGTAAACGAAGCTCTTCAGACAAGGAATAG
- a CDS encoding YqhG family protein yields MTMSPHEIQAYVLTYLEAMDCQIIERSPAHVTVKLSPEADKALTNRPYYWGFVERTGAPAETMSFTFVFDPEAYKQAIEAAEATAAQANPPVGSSTASGGASTSPPGAEPVKETILGRYFGITPSLPQLGPGRILREDVVYGSRRLQQIFDAAREGGAFVNLFEQAAKRQLRATAPAVYEPWLGVCFKVEFACDLKREELHFLGISLRSGEIIEQFGAKLNRRDLSPRLAENMHAQAAKISLSAAGAALESHLTNRLLQLDYGWAEQAKERLALELDVVDTYYEAVLREDMPEVDATSTPDANIQHVSSALKPSHLRTSVTTDDMVTNNRIREDVELAAEPAFPLETEADPEQEKAKQAVMDREAMKLQYETRRTEMIWQYEPKVKVTAISSGMFHLR; encoded by the coding sequence ATGACCATGTCACCGCACGAGATTCAGGCTTATGTGCTCACCTATCTTGAAGCCATGGACTGTCAGATCATAGAGCGCTCTCCCGCCCATGTGACGGTTAAACTTTCCCCCGAAGCCGATAAGGCGCTGACGAACCGACCGTATTATTGGGGATTTGTAGAACGTACAGGTGCACCGGCAGAAACCATGTCATTTACTTTTGTATTTGACCCGGAAGCTTACAAGCAAGCGATCGAGGCAGCGGAAGCCACTGCAGCCCAGGCGAATCCTCCAGTTGGATCTAGTACAGCCAGTGGCGGAGCCAGTACAAGTCCCCCAGGTGCTGAGCCTGTGAAAGAAACCATTCTGGGACGTTACTTCGGTATCACCCCTTCCCTACCGCAACTGGGGCCAGGACGTATTTTGCGTGAAGATGTCGTTTATGGCAGCCGCCGACTTCAGCAAATTTTTGATGCGGCACGTGAAGGCGGGGCTTTCGTTAACCTGTTCGAACAGGCGGCCAAACGACAGTTGCGAGCTACAGCGCCAGCCGTCTATGAACCTTGGCTTGGTGTTTGCTTCAAGGTGGAATTCGCCTGTGATCTGAAACGGGAGGAGCTTCATTTTCTCGGCATTTCTCTTCGCTCCGGTGAGATTATTGAGCAATTCGGGGCAAAGCTTAACCGTCGCGACCTTAGCCCACGATTGGCAGAGAACATGCATGCGCAGGCGGCAAAAATTTCATTATCTGCTGCTGGAGCAGCGCTAGAATCCCATCTTACCAACCGTTTGCTTCAGCTTGATTACGGTTGGGCAGAACAGGCTAAAGAGAGGCTTGCACTGGAGCTTGACGTCGTAGATACGTACTACGAAGCTGTATTGCGTGAGGACATGCCTGAGGTAGATGCTACGAGCACACCTGACGCTAACATTCAACATGTCTCTTCAGCACTCAAACCTTCTCATTTACGAACAAGTGTAACGACTGATGATATGGTGACGAATAATCGTATTCGAGAGGATGTAGAACTGGCAGCTGAGCCAGCCTTTCCGTTAGAAACCGAAGCAGATCCAGAGCAAGAAAAAGCAAAACAAGCGGTTATGGATCGTGAGGCGATGAAACTGCAATATGAGACACGCCGAACGGAAATGATCTGGCAATATGAACCCAAAGTGAAGGTTACCGCTATCAGCAGCGGCATGTTTCACTTAAGATAG
- a CDS encoding DEAD/DEAH box helicase — protein sequence MNRNNPHHIKQPISEMPVPLEFDRSWLTQLESRLDKGGPWGDYRLFQLGIQAEQTNLIPNFDEIQCLKHLQGLTPLPHQMDTARKVLFEMSGRAILADEVGLGKTIEAGLILKEYMVRGLVSKVLILVPASLVLQWVRELNSKFGIPAVAQKKAYSWQNEVVVASMDTAKRDPHKDMLLNIDYDMIIIDEAHKLKNKKTTNYQFMLKLRKKYCLLLTATPVQNDMSELFNLINLLKPGQLGRQGDFAANFVVDKRVPKNQEQLKDELSKVMIRNRRGEGPVQFTKRNVSNVNLQLSPEEQALYDGVTSFVKDQYQETGGNLSSMLSLVTLQREVCSSRDAVFVTLVNLSKKLPLDSPLRDTIWELVAHIKAIKENTKAEKTMELIRNMNEKVIIFTEYRATQEYLLNYFRNNGLTAVPYRGGMNRGKKDWMMDLFRGRVQAMIATEAGGEGINLQFCHHMINFDLPWNPMRVEQRIGRVHRLGQQNDVNIFNLSTTGTIEEHILHLLHEKINMFEMVIGGLDVILERLEKKESIEKSLTKILLESQNEEDLRHKMDSLGQSLNSIQREVADEVPLITKLDLRKGGS from the coding sequence ATGAACCGGAACAATCCGCATCACATCAAACAGCCTATATCCGAAATGCCCGTACCACTGGAGTTTGATCGAAGCTGGCTTACCCAGCTTGAGTCTCGTTTGGATAAAGGGGGACCTTGGGGAGATTATCGACTCTTTCAATTAGGGATTCAGGCCGAACAGACGAATCTGATTCCGAACTTTGATGAAATCCAGTGTTTGAAGCATTTACAAGGTCTGACCCCGCTTCCTCACCAGATGGACACTGCGCGTAAAGTATTATTTGAAATGTCTGGCCGAGCCATTCTCGCTGATGAAGTAGGACTGGGTAAAACGATTGAAGCCGGCCTTATCCTCAAAGAATATATGGTTCGTGGCCTTGTATCCAAAGTGCTTATCCTCGTCCCTGCCTCCCTTGTACTGCAATGGGTAAGAGAGCTGAATTCGAAATTCGGCATTCCTGCCGTTGCTCAGAAAAAGGCATATTCCTGGCAAAACGAGGTCGTTGTTGCTTCCATGGACACTGCCAAACGTGATCCGCACAAAGACATGTTACTGAATATCGATTATGACATGATTATTATTGATGAGGCTCATAAGCTCAAAAACAAGAAAACAACAAACTATCAATTCATGCTGAAATTGCGCAAAAAATACTGTCTACTGCTTACAGCGACCCCCGTACAGAATGATATGAGTGAGCTGTTCAATCTGATTAACCTGCTGAAACCAGGTCAACTTGGCCGTCAAGGTGATTTTGCCGCCAACTTCGTCGTTGATAAAAGGGTTCCGAAAAACCAGGAACAGCTCAAGGATGAGTTGTCCAAAGTCATGATTCGCAACCGACGCGGCGAAGGACCTGTTCAGTTTACGAAGCGAAACGTCTCGAACGTCAACCTCCAACTTTCACCCGAAGAACAGGCACTATATGACGGTGTAACCTCATTTGTAAAGGATCAGTATCAGGAAACTGGTGGCAATCTGAGCAGCATGCTCTCACTCGTTACGTTGCAGCGAGAAGTGTGCAGCAGTAGGGATGCCGTATTCGTAACACTCGTCAACCTGTCGAAGAAGCTTCCGCTTGACTCGCCTCTTCGGGATACCATCTGGGAACTTGTAGCCCATATCAAAGCGATTAAGGAGAATACCAAAGCCGAGAAAACGATGGAACTTATTCGCAATATGAATGAGAAAGTCATTATTTTCACAGAATACCGGGCAACGCAGGAGTATCTACTTAACTATTTTCGCAATAATGGACTTACTGCTGTACCCTACCGAGGCGGCATGAACCGCGGGAAAAAAGACTGGATGATGGATCTCTTCCGCGGACGCGTTCAGGCCATGATTGCAACCGAAGCTGGTGGTGAAGGTATCAACCTGCAATTCTGTCACCATATGATTAACTTCGACCTGCCTTGGAACCCCATGCGGGTGGAGCAACGGATCGGACGGGTACACCGATTGGGACAGCAAAACGATGTTAATATCTTCAATCTATCCACGACAGGTACCATTGAAGAGCATATTCTGCATCTGCTGCATGAGAAAATCAACATGTTCGAGATGGTTATCGGTGGACTGGATGTTATTCTGGAGCGGCTTGAGAAGAAGGAGTCGATCGAGAAAAGCTTAACCAAAATTTTGTTGGAATCTCAAAATGAAGAGGACCTGCGTCACAAGATGGATTCACTAGGACAATCATTGAACTCCATTCAGCGCGAGGTCGCAGATGAAGTACCTCTGATTACCAAGCTCGATCTTCGTAAAGGAGGAAGCTAA